The proteins below come from a single Mercenaria mercenaria strain notata chromosome 3, MADL_Memer_1, whole genome shotgun sequence genomic window:
- the LOC123523649 gene encoding phospholipid phosphatase 1-like, translating to MEENHARGQPIRRRITVRIIVDVIIWLAVSLLVLYLFLFGKPYETGFFCDDKSLSYPSIPETISTPVLVAAGFTFSILLVVLVEGLNCCDNKCLRTCRRSTDLVFCVKSYIVFLIGFLVQELVVDAVKNKMGVLRPNFFDVCKPQFNRTSCPGYISNYTCTGNEENKELRSSRQSFPSGHSAFSMYIAIYFCIYIENRLQIKFSRLLKFFLQSGLVFIAILCGLGRIKDNKHHPSDVIAGYILGIGVAVFVHLVIGRTFMKAAGVKERTTLQTKNKTCDCCCTCENSSDLDPQTPAPLLQNEYFQNIENGKHSSSTKLIALQNNNHRNTSMTSEIV from the exons tatcTTTGTTAGTTTTGTACCTATTTCTGTTCGGAAAACCCTACGAGACAGGATTTTTCTGTGACGATAAATCGCTTAGTTATCCTTCAATACCAGAAACCATATCCACACCAGTACTGGTAGCAGCCGGATTCACTTTCTCCATTTTACTG GTTGTTTTAGTCGAAGGTTTAAATTGTTGTGACAATAAGTGCCTGCGAACATGCCGACGATCAACCGACCTTGTGTTTTGTGTGAAGAGTTACATTGTGTTTTTGATCGGCTTCCTCGTACAAGAACTGGTTGTTGACGCCGTCAAAAACAAGATGGGTGTGCTCAGACCTAACTTCTTTGACGTATGCAAACCACAGTTTAATAGGACTTCATGTCCAGG ATACATATCCAACTACACCTGCACCGgaaatgaagaaaataaagaaCTCAGAAGCAGCCGACAATCTTTCCCTTCCGGTCATTCAGCATTTTCTATGTATATAGCGATTTATTTTTGT ATTTACATAGAGAATCGTTTGCAGATAAAATTTTCTCGTTTATTAAAGTTCTTTCTTCAATCTGGTCTTGTATTCATTGCAATACTCTGTGGTCTTGGGCGCATCAAAGACAACAAACACCATCCTTCCGATGTCATAGCAGGATATATATTAGGAATCGGAGTCGCTGTATTTGTG CACTTGGTAATTGGAAGGACGTTTATGAAGGCAGCAGGTGTTAAAGAAAGGACAACGTTACAAACAAAGAATAAGACATGTGACTGTTGTTGCACGTGCGAAAATTCGTCAGACCTTGATCCACAAACACCGGCACccttattacaaaatgaatattttcagaACATAGAAAATGGAAAACATTCATCGTCAACAAAACTTATAGCGCTTCAAAATAATAATCACCGAAATACATCAATGACGTCAGAAATCGTATAA